The Devosia sp. genome segment CGGAAAGCCCGGTGAACCACACGATCTGCGCCGCCTGTCCCTTTTGCCGGGCCCGCACCTCGCGGTTCACATCGAAAGCCTGATAGGTCAGGTTCTGCGCGCGGCGCAGGCCGAATTCGATGGTCCCCGCGCCCAGCGTCGCATTGGAGATGCGGTCGATCAGAATGAACCCGCCCGTCCGGGCATTGGTGGCATAGGGATCGAATGCCACCGGCTTGTCGGTGGCAATGGTCACCGTCGCCACTTCGTTGAGCTCAATCTTTGTCGCAGCTGAATGCTCCAACGTGTTGACATTGGTGCGATATTTCAAGTCGGTAATGGTCGCCGGTACAGTTTGCGCGCCGATCTTGAGCAGATAGGAACGCCCCGGATAGGCCGCTTCCTCGTTCATCCAGACCACACGCGCCTGGAACTGATTGGAGAATTCCGGCGTCTCCCCGGCATGGGTCAGCACATCGCCGCGGGAAATGTCCACCTCGCGGTCCAGCACCAGCGTCACCGCCTGCCCGGCAATCGCCCGGTCGAGATCGCCGTCCATGGTCACGATCCGGTTGATGACAGCCGGCTTGCGGGAGGATGCAATCAACACCTCGTCACCCACGCGCGCCGAACCGCCCGCCAGGGTTCCCGAGAACCCGCGGAAATCCAGGTTCGGCCGATTGACCCACTGCACCGGAAACCGGAATTTTTCGGTGGTCCTGTCCTCCGAAACGTCGATGGTTTCGAGATAGGGCACCAGCGGCGTGCCGGTAAACCACGGCGTCCGCGCACTTGGCGTGAGAATATTGTCGCCTCGCAGGGCGGAAACCGGGACTGCCGCGAGGGTCTTGAAGCCTAGCGGTTCTGCAAAGGCCTGATATTCGCCCACGATCCGCTCAAAGGTGGCCTGGTCATAATCGACAAGGTCGATCTTGTTGACCACCAGCACAACATGCTTCACCCCGATCAGCGACAGGATGAAGGAATGCCGCCGCGTCTGCGTAAGCACGCCCTTGCGGGCATCGATCAGCACCAGCGCCAGATCGGCATTGGACGCGCCGGTGGCCATATTGCGTGTATATTGTTCGTGGCCCGGCGTGTCGGCGACGATGAACTTGCGCTTGTCGGTCGAGAAGAACCGATAGGCCACGTCGATGGTGATACCCTGTTCCC includes the following:
- the cysN gene encoding sulfate adenylyltransferase subunit CysN, producing the protein MSVATATAHTDLDLWLEQQTGKSLLRFLTCGSVDDGKSTLIGRLLYDSQLILDDQLASLKKESHNRTVGDEGIDFSLLVDGLVAEREQGITIDVAYRFFSTDKRKFIVADTPGHEQYTRNMATGASNADLALVLIDARKGVLTQTRRHSFILSLIGVKHVVLVVNKIDLVDYDQATFERIVGEYQAFAEPLGFKTLAAVPVSALRGDNILTPSARTPWFTGTPLVPYLETIDVSEDRTTEKFRFPVQWVNRPNLDFRGFSGTLAGGSARVGDEVLIASSRKPAVINRIVTMDGDLDRAIAGQAVTLVLDREVDISRGDVLTHAGETPEFSNQFQARVVWMNEEAAYPGRSYLLKIGAQTVPATITDLKYRTNVNTLEHSAATKIELNEVATVTIATDKPVAFDPYATNARTGGFILIDRISNATLGAGTIEFGLRRAQNLTYQAFDVNREVRARQKGQAAQIVWFTGLSGSGKSSVANLLEKRLTAEGRHAYILDGDNVRHGLNKDLGFTEAARVENIRRVAEVAKLMADAGLIVLVSFISPFEKERRLAREIAGDITFTEVFVDTPIEVCEARDPKGLYKRARAGEIKNFTGIDSPFEPPSTPELVLHGAEAEPVALADELHAFLKY